The proteins below are encoded in one region of Pseudonocardia sp. DSM 110487:
- a CDS encoding aromatic acid exporter family protein, translating into MSNLWYLVREQLRVLCRPGRDREVVVQAVKAALAAVASLLVTGPWAGSHAFLAPYAAVLTVTSTVRGSWTGAARQAGMVATGVVLAHLVGLLVPVGTLAVPVVVLIGLLVGRWRQFGPDGWWVAITSLIVVVNGTAANALDLAGWVALSLCGSLVGALVNTVLFPPVHLRDARHAVGALIDEVATQLRDMAAAVREGWSATDARRWTHSARGLRRAVRRADDAVWYGRESARWNPRRRHIRRADSPLAGRDVVDRLSRVCERVLQVSVLLANRAEHEDHPGDPELAVLLERLADAVAILAERPDELAAALDAPGAEARRLRDGAGTQAARGACVIAVSDAVTELEAVTG; encoded by the coding sequence GTGTCGAACCTGTGGTACCTGGTGCGGGAGCAGTTGCGTGTGCTGTGCAGGCCTGGCCGCGACCGCGAGGTCGTGGTGCAGGCGGTCAAGGCTGCACTGGCCGCCGTCGCCTCTCTGCTGGTGACGGGCCCGTGGGCCGGGAGTCACGCCTTCCTCGCCCCGTACGCCGCGGTCCTCACCGTGACGAGCACCGTGCGGGGCTCCTGGACCGGGGCGGCCCGACAAGCGGGCATGGTGGCCACCGGGGTCGTGCTGGCGCACCTCGTGGGCCTTCTCGTGCCGGTCGGCACCCTCGCCGTGCCCGTCGTCGTGCTGATCGGGCTGTTGGTCGGCCGGTGGCGGCAGTTCGGCCCCGACGGGTGGTGGGTCGCCATCACCTCGCTGATCGTGGTGGTCAACGGCACCGCGGCGAACGCCCTCGACCTGGCGGGCTGGGTGGCGCTCAGCCTCTGCGGGTCGCTGGTGGGCGCCCTCGTGAACACCGTCCTGTTCCCCCCGGTGCACCTGCGCGACGCGCGGCACGCGGTCGGCGCGCTCATCGATGAGGTCGCCACGCAGCTGCGCGACATGGCCGCCGCCGTGCGCGAGGGCTGGTCGGCCACCGACGCGCGCCGCTGGACGCACAGCGCCCGCGGCCTGCGCCGCGCCGTGCGGCGGGCCGACGACGCCGTGTGGTACGGCCGCGAGAGCGCCCGCTGGAACCCGCGCAGACGCCACATCCGCCGGGCCGACTCCCCGCTTGCGGGGCGCGACGTCGTCGACCGGCTCAGCCGGGTCTGCGAACGCGTGCTGCAGGTCAGCGTCCTGCTCGCCAACCGCGCCGAGCACGAGGACCACCCCGGCGACCCGGAGCTCGCGGTCCTGCTCGAGCGGCTCGCCGACGCCGTCGCCATCCTCGCCGAGCGACCGGACGAGCTCGCCGCCGCGCTCGACGCCCCCGGCGCCGAAGCGCGCAGGCTGCGGGACGGCGCCGGCACGCAAGCCGCCCGTGGTGCCTGCGTGATCGCGGTGTCGGACGCGGTGACCGAGCTCGAGGCGGTGACGGGTTGA
- a CDS encoding HNH endonuclease signature motif containing protein → MSVVSLPIPLDAMPLHDLESELLGLAGHIAAAECRFLQLLAEFDQRNGWAGDGIRSCGHWLSWRAGMSLRTATEHLRVAHALRNLPRITAAFAAGRISYSKVRAITRITGTDTATLTRLAAGIAAGDSDLRHTTVADPAAAEQVLLTVALHGTASHVETVVRAVRRRHIPPENLAARRSLSWQWDEDGTLILRGRFTPDDGAALVAAIEALVPPGTPIAHPIPPSPEDLDRRALEQEPGPTVDRVAARRADALLTLVNGHTDETGPVVERGTAQVIVHVDASTGAARLEGGPEVPESTAQRLSCDARVQVLLNDRKGNRMYLGRNRRLATPAQIAALTVRDGDGCQFPGCTHTRHLHAHHVVAWWFGGRTDIDNLILICSFHHRLVHDHGYGIRRLPGRWEFLRPDGTSIPNVAVPLSGNTESLIEMHTRARLRIDHTTLTPDWGGERLDPDPILDVLLPRRIQTAA, encoded by the coding sequence ATGTCGGTCGTTTCGCTGCCCATCCCACTGGACGCCATGCCCCTCCATGATCTGGAATCGGAGTTGTTGGGTTTGGCCGGGCACATCGCCGCCGCCGAATGTCGGTTCCTGCAGTTGTTGGCCGAGTTCGACCAGCGCAACGGCTGGGCCGGCGACGGCATCCGCTCGTGCGGGCACTGGTTGTCCTGGCGGGCCGGGATGAGCCTGCGCACCGCCACCGAACACCTCCGCGTCGCGCACGCCCTGCGCAACCTGCCCCGCATCACCGCGGCGTTCGCCGCCGGGCGGATCTCCTACTCCAAGGTCCGCGCCATCACCCGCATCACCGGCACCGACACCGCGACCTTGACCCGGCTCGCGGCGGGGATCGCCGCCGGCGACTCCGACCTGCGCCACACCACCGTCGCCGACCCGGCCGCCGCCGAACAGGTGCTGCTCACCGTGGCGCTGCACGGCACCGCGAGCCACGTGGAGACGGTGGTGCGGGCGGTGCGGCGCCGCCACATCCCACCCGAGAACCTTGCCGCCCGCCGGTCGCTGTCGTGGCAGTGGGACGAGGACGGCACCCTGATCCTCCGCGGCCGGTTCACCCCCGACGACGGCGCCGCGTTGGTCGCGGCCATCGAAGCTCTGGTGCCGCCCGGCACCCCCATTGCCCATCCGATCCCGCCGTCCCCGGAGGACCTGGACCGGCGGGCGCTGGAACAGGAACCCGGGCCGACGGTGGATCGGGTCGCGGCCCGCCGGGCGGACGCACTGCTCACCCTGGTCAACGGCCACACGGACGAAACCGGACCGGTGGTCGAGCGCGGCACCGCGCAGGTGATCGTGCACGTCGACGCCTCCACGGGCGCGGCCCGGCTGGAGGGCGGGCCCGAGGTTCCAGAGTCGACCGCGCAGCGGCTGTCGTGTGATGCCCGGGTGCAGGTGCTGCTCAACGACCGCAAAGGCAACCGGATGTATCTGGGTCGCAATCGCCGCCTGGCCACCCCGGCCCAGATCGCCGCGTTGACCGTCCGCGACGGCGATGGGTGTCAGTTCCCCGGCTGCACGCACACCCGCCACCTGCATGCCCATCACGTCGTGGCGTGGTGGTTCGGCGGCCGCACCGACATCGACAACCTGATCCTGATCTGTAGCTTTCACCACCGCCTCGTCCACGACCATGGCTACGGCATCCGAAGGCTACCGGGGCGGTGGGAGTTCCTCAGACCCGACGGCACGTCGATCCCGAATGTGGCGGTCCCGTTATCCGGCAACACTGAAAGCCTGATCGAAATGCACACGAGGGCCAGGCTGCGGATCGACCACACCACATTGACCCCGGACTGGGGTGGTGAGCGGCTGGACCCGGACCCGATCCTGGACGTCCTCCTCCCTCGCCGGATCCAGACGGCAGCCTGA
- a CDS encoding MFS transporter, with protein sequence MRPLDLHRLREEAGLYVLPASILMMIVSLASGGLIRRLSAPYVVAIGAVLTGASELWLVLSHAHVTDVLSSMTLLGVGIGLAYSALATMAIEHVDPARTGVASGVNSLVRMLGASVSGAVAAAVLAAHVSPGAALPSVEGYELGFGITAIGAALAAVVAVGFGLPGRRPVH encoded by the coding sequence GTGCGGCCCCTCGACCTGCATCGCCTCCGCGAGGAGGCCGGCCTCTACGTGCTGCCGGCGTCGATCCTGATGATGATCGTGTCGCTGGCGTCCGGCGGGCTGATCCGACGGCTGTCCGCGCCGTACGTGGTCGCGATCGGGGCGGTGCTGACCGGCGCCTCGGAGCTCTGGCTCGTGCTGTCCCACGCGCATGTCACCGACGTGCTGAGCTCCATGACGCTGCTGGGCGTGGGCATCGGGCTCGCGTACTCCGCGCTCGCGACGATGGCGATCGAGCACGTCGACCCGGCGCGGACCGGAGTCGCCAGCGGCGTGAACAGCCTGGTCCGGATGCTCGGGGCGAGCGTATCCGGTGCGGTGGCGGCGGCCGTCCTCGCCGCGCACGTGTCACCGGGCGCGGCGCTGCCGTCGGTCGAGGGGTACGAGCTGGGCTTCGGCATCACCGCGATCGGCGCCGCGCTCGCGGCGGTGGTCGCGGTCGGCTTCGGGTTGCCGGGCCGCCGGCCGGTGCACTGA
- a CDS encoding DUF3618 domain-containing protein: MTRPGDGGAPNEGEVVERDVAQLRTELGDTVEELVHRVDVPQRLREKRAEATERVQAQVAHAREVMAEKAPAVEDAVRQRPLVVGGVIAALLLLFLRSQRRRRMHRKEDADGTR, from the coding sequence ATGACCAGGCCGGGAGACGGCGGCGCCCCGAACGAGGGTGAGGTCGTCGAGCGGGACGTCGCGCAGCTGAGGACGGAGCTCGGCGACACGGTCGAGGAGCTCGTCCACCGCGTCGACGTGCCGCAGCGGCTGCGCGAGAAGCGCGCCGAGGCCACCGAGCGGGTGCAGGCCCAGGTGGCGCACGCCCGCGAGGTCATGGCGGAGAAGGCACCCGCCGTCGAGGACGCGGTGCGCCAGCGGCCGCTGGTGGTCGGTGGGGTCATCGCCGCTCTGCTGCTCCTGTTCCTGCGCAGCCAGCGACGCCGGCGCATGCACCGGAAGGAGGACGCCGATGGAACGCGGTAG
- a CDS encoding phage holin family protein translates to MTSHTTGVPAQRTAPPPGAPTPGTPDPAATTAELTDVSTGELVRRLSAQLSELFRRELELARTELTAKGKRAGAGAGLAGAGGVVALFGVGALIAAAIAGLATVMPVWLSALIVGVVLLLVAGALALVGRSRLRKATPPVPEQAVQGVQNDVAAVRNAVHR, encoded by the coding sequence ATGACCTCGCACACGACGGGCGTGCCGGCGCAGCGGACAGCGCCCCCTCCCGGTGCGCCCACGCCCGGTACCCCGGACCCGGCCGCGACCACCGCGGAGCTGACCGACGTCTCGACCGGCGAACTCGTCCGCAGGCTCTCCGCACAGCTCTCCGAGCTGTTCCGCCGCGAGCTGGAGCTGGCGCGGACCGAGCTCACCGCGAAGGGGAAGCGGGCGGGTGCCGGGGCAGGGCTCGCAGGCGCAGGTGGCGTGGTGGCCCTCTTCGGGGTCGGCGCGCTGATCGCGGCCGCGATCGCCGGGCTCGCCACGGTGATGCCGGTGTGGCTGTCGGCCCTGATCGTCGGGGTGGTGCTGCTGCTCGTGGCGGGGGCGCTCGCCCTCGTCGGGCGTTCGCGGCTGCGGAAGGCCACGCCCCCGGTGCCGGAACAGGCGGTGCAGGGCGTCCAGAACGACGTCGCCGCGGTCCGGAACGCGGTGCACCGATGA
- a CDS encoding VC0807 family protein, producing MRIDEKPVPDAGLRRVVRANLMAVVFEVIVPMVLFYGLRAAGVSQWWALMAGVLVAAPYVVWTVVRNRRIDLVALVTLSVLVLSVVLGLLSDDPRTLVIREAWTAALGGLFGAWMLVTVFIGRPAQLTLGRTIAEVKRGAEGAAAWVARWETDARFRRGLRIDTAAWGAVLLANAVVHVVLVYTLPIDLISLVTTVVWLGVLACLIAWHVWYIRKEHLDA from the coding sequence ATGAGGATCGACGAGAAGCCCGTTCCCGACGCGGGCCTGCGCCGGGTGGTCCGCGCCAACCTGATGGCCGTCGTGTTCGAGGTGATCGTGCCGATGGTGCTGTTCTACGGGCTGCGCGCCGCGGGCGTGAGCCAGTGGTGGGCGTTGATGGCGGGTGTCCTGGTGGCCGCGCCGTACGTGGTGTGGACGGTCGTGCGCAACCGCCGAATCGACCTCGTCGCCCTGGTCACGTTGAGCGTCCTGGTGCTGTCGGTCGTGCTCGGCCTGCTGTCGGACGACCCACGCACCCTCGTCATCCGGGAAGCGTGGACCGCCGCGCTGGGCGGCCTGTTCGGCGCGTGGATGCTGGTCACGGTATTCATCGGCAGGCCAGCCCAGCTGACGCTGGGCCGCACGATCGCCGAGGTCAAGCGCGGCGCCGAAGGTGCGGCCGCGTGGGTCGCCCGCTGGGAGACCGACGCCCGGTTCCGGCGCGGGCTGCGCATCGACACAGCCGCATGGGGCGCCGTGCTGCTCGCCAACGCGGTGGTCCACGTCGTGCTCGTCTACACGCTGCCGATCGACCTCATCTCCCTGGTCACCACGGTGGTATGGCTCGGTGTGCTGGCCTGTCTGATCGCCTGGCACGTCTGGTACATCCGCAAGGAACACCTCGATGCCTGA
- a CDS encoding helix-turn-helix transcriptional regulator — MKGMAGGELGEYLKALRARTRPEDVGLPPAGPNRRVPGLRREEVAQLAGVSVDYYTRLEQGRHQHPSHSVIEAVATALRLDDAERAHLINLARDGVPARPRPGSRAQQVRPELLDLMDGLADHPAFIIGRRTDVLASNALARALIADWYAMPARERNYVRWLILAPEPRSLYPDWARVAAEAVGTLRLDAGRYPDDPATRQLIGELAMTSEDFRRWWAGHRVVERSHGTKRMRHPVVGELEIHYEAMNLPGDPDQTLFLYTTRAGSPSHDAMRLLSSWLATADAGVRPAMRDDGQSHSR; from the coding sequence ATGAAGGGCATGGCCGGTGGCGAGCTGGGCGAGTACCTCAAGGCGTTGCGAGCCCGCACGCGACCGGAGGACGTCGGCCTGCCGCCCGCGGGCCCGAACCGGCGGGTTCCCGGGTTGCGTCGCGAGGAGGTGGCGCAGCTCGCGGGGGTGTCGGTGGACTACTACACCCGCCTGGAGCAAGGCCGCCACCAGCACCCGTCGCACTCGGTGATCGAGGCCGTTGCCACCGCGCTGCGCCTCGACGACGCCGAACGGGCCCACCTGATCAACCTGGCCCGCGACGGGGTGCCGGCGCGGCCCCGGCCGGGCTCGCGGGCCCAGCAGGTGCGGCCGGAGCTGTTGGACCTGATGGACGGGCTCGCCGACCACCCCGCGTTCATCATCGGTCGCCGCACCGATGTGCTCGCCTCGAACGCGCTGGCCAGAGCGCTGATCGCGGACTGGTACGCGATGCCTGCCCGGGAACGCAACTACGTGCGCTGGCTGATCCTGGCGCCCGAGCCCAGGTCGCTCTACCCGGACTGGGCGAGGGTGGCGGCCGAAGCCGTCGGGACGCTGCGGCTCGACGCGGGCCGCTACCCCGACGACCCGGCCACCCGGCAGCTGATCGGCGAGCTCGCGATGACGAGCGAGGACTTCCGCCGCTGGTGGGCCGGTCATCGTGTCGTCGAGCGCAGCCACGGCACCAAGCGCATGCGGCACCCCGTCGTCGGCGAGCTGGAGATCCATTACGAGGCGATGAACCTCCCAGGCGACCCCGACCAGACCCTGTTCCTGTACACGACCCGCGCGGGGAGCCCGTCGCACGACGCGATGCGGCTGCTGTCGTCGTGGCTCGCCACGGCCGACGCCGGCGTGAGACCCGCGATGCGTGACGACGGCCAGAGCCACTCCAGGTAG
- a CDS encoding MarR family winged helix-turn-helix transcriptional regulator, whose protein sequence is MEDAVDRILGQWRRERPDLVTELWPMGLVGRVQRLDRIVERELKAFWAQRDLELWEADVLLTLRRAGAPYALTPGALLKAAMITSGAMTNRIDRLEAKGLVERSPGPDDRRSVRVQLTRRAHELIDEFFAEHIANEARLFAGLTADEREQLARLLRTALHALGDTDIT, encoded by the coding sequence GTGGAGGACGCGGTCGACCGGATCCTGGGCCAGTGGCGCCGCGAGCGCCCCGACCTCGTGACCGAGCTGTGGCCCATGGGGCTCGTCGGGCGCGTCCAGCGGCTCGACCGCATCGTCGAACGTGAGCTGAAGGCGTTCTGGGCCCAACGCGACCTCGAACTGTGGGAGGCCGACGTGCTCCTCACGCTGCGCCGTGCAGGCGCGCCCTACGCCCTCACCCCGGGCGCGCTGCTCAAGGCCGCCATGATCACGTCAGGGGCCATGACCAACCGCATCGACCGTTTGGAGGCGAAGGGCCTCGTCGAGCGCAGCCCCGGCCCCGACGACCGCCGCTCGGTGCGCGTGCAGCTCACGCGCCGCGCACACGAGCTGATCGACGAGTTCTTCGCCGAGCACATCGCGAACGAGGCCCGCCTGTTCGCAGGCCTCACCGCCGACGAGCGCGAGCAGCTCGCGAGGTTGCTCCGCACGGCGCTCCACGCGCTCGGCGACACTGATATCACATGA
- a CDS encoding TetR/AcrR family transcriptional regulator, with translation MRARTFTESGRRTQIVAAAIEVIAEVGYAKASFSRIAKRAGLSSTGMISYHFAGKDDLLAACVAEIELVTGAFMQPRIDAADGHVAQLRAYVEANVALVGEHPAAVRALIDLVKNAGSHSTEVSGRLALFEEHFRTGQAAGVFRPFDPRTVAIALMTGLDAVVATAAADPPEPVELARIGGELADLYVRATASDPEGGSA, from the coding sequence GTGCGAGCAAGAACGTTCACCGAGTCGGGCAGGCGCACCCAGATCGTGGCGGCGGCGATCGAGGTGATCGCCGAGGTCGGCTACGCGAAGGCGTCGTTCAGCCGGATCGCGAAACGCGCCGGCCTGTCCAGTACCGGCATGATCAGCTACCACTTCGCAGGCAAGGATGACCTGCTCGCGGCGTGCGTCGCCGAGATCGAGCTGGTCACGGGCGCGTTCATGCAGCCGCGCATCGACGCCGCCGACGGGCACGTCGCGCAGCTGCGCGCCTACGTCGAGGCGAATGTCGCGCTCGTCGGCGAGCACCCGGCCGCTGTCCGAGCGCTGATCGACCTGGTGAAGAACGCCGGCTCGCACAGCACCGAGGTCAGCGGCCGTCTCGCCTTGTTCGAGGAGCACTTCCGCACCGGGCAGGCAGCAGGCGTGTTCCGGCCGTTCGACCCGCGGACGGTGGCGATCGCCCTCATGACCGGGCTCGACGCCGTCGTCGCCACCGCGGCCGCCGACCCACCCGAACCCGTCGAGCTCGCCCGCATCGGCGGCGAGCTCGCTGACTTGTACGTGCGGGCGACCGCGTCCGATCCCGAGGGGGGATCCGCATGA
- a CDS encoding MarR family winged helix-turn-helix transcriptional regulator, with translation MQVEGPHATRQVQRLVARGLIEKTVDPADRRVARLALTHEGIELIDRYHAVIKGWMRDAVADWPTEDRRQVCALIVRWVDDIETYFDKLDAQPFPRLDAGAPNRKSGA, from the coding sequence ATGCAGGTCGAGGGGCCGCACGCCACCCGGCAGGTCCAACGGCTGGTCGCCCGCGGTCTGATCGAGAAGACCGTCGACCCCGCCGACCGGCGCGTGGCGCGGCTCGCGCTGACCCACGAGGGGATCGAGCTGATCGACCGCTACCACGCGGTGATCAAGGGCTGGATGCGCGACGCGGTCGCCGACTGGCCGACCGAGGACAGGCGGCAGGTCTGCGCGCTCATCGTGCGCTGGGTCGATGACATCGAGACCTACTTCGACAAGCTCGACGCCCAGCCGTTCCCCAGGTTGGACGCAGGTGCCCCGAACCGGAAGTCCGGTGCATAA
- a CDS encoding NAD(P)-dependent oxidoreductase, whose translation MQITVIGAAGFVGSRVVTEAVARGHDVTAVVRDRSRAAVLPAGVRVRSGDAADIADVAMLGDGQDAVVAATRPPAGRESELVATTKALLAGLAGTGARLVVVGGAGSLAVPGSGGRLVAEDPDLVEPDYRGIARAGVRQLAACRAAVDVDWTYVSPPAAMLPGARTGRYRLGGDELLVDAAGRSAISVEDMAVALVDEIEAPAHRRVRFTVAY comes from the coding sequence GTGCAGATCACCGTGATCGGCGCCGCCGGGTTCGTCGGCAGCCGGGTCGTGACCGAGGCGGTCGCCCGAGGCCACGACGTCACAGCCGTCGTGCGGGACCGGTCCCGTGCCGCCGTCCTGCCCGCGGGAGTCCGCGTCCGCAGCGGCGACGCGGCCGACATCGCCGACGTCGCGATGCTGGGCGACGGGCAGGACGCCGTGGTTGCGGCCACCCGTCCGCCCGCAGGGCGCGAGAGCGAGCTCGTCGCCACCACGAAGGCGCTGCTTGCCGGGCTCGCCGGCACCGGGGCGCGCCTCGTGGTGGTCGGCGGGGCGGGCAGCCTGGCGGTGCCCGGCTCGGGCGGGCGACTCGTCGCCGAGGACCCTGACCTCGTCGAGCCGGACTACCGCGGAATCGCCAGGGCGGGTGTGCGTCAGCTCGCGGCCTGCCGTGCCGCCGTCGACGTGGACTGGACCTACGTGAGCCCGCCGGCCGCGATGCTCCCCGGGGCGCGCACCGGCCGTTACCGGCTGGGCGGCGACGAGCTGCTCGTCGATGCCGCGGGACGTTCGGCGATCTCCGTCGAGGACATGGCGGTGGCGCTGGTGGACGAGATCGAGGCGCCTGCGCACCGCCGAGTGCGGTTCACCGTGGCGTACTAG
- a CDS encoding EamA family transporter, with product MTMLAPVSWGTTYVVTATLLPPDRPLLAALLRALPAGLLVLLFVRRLPPSPVWWWRFLVLGVVNFAAFFPLLFYAAYRLPGGVAATLGTVQPLMVAGLAWLALRTRTPLPQLLAALAGVAGVALMTLTAQARLDPLAVVAMLVGVGLMALGIVLVKKWGSPGHPLMSTAWQMTLGGLVLVPVTLLGEGLPAAVSVANAAGYTYLATFGGALAYILWFRGIGRLSPATVSLLTLSNPLTATLAGLVVLGQTLTSPQIAGLAVALAALVAGQALSRPRPAPRATERRRELVES from the coding sequence ATGACCATGCTCGCCCCCGTCAGCTGGGGCACCACCTACGTCGTCACGGCGACGCTCCTGCCGCCGGACCGGCCGCTGCTCGCCGCCCTCCTGCGGGCCCTGCCCGCCGGGCTTCTCGTACTGCTGTTCGTGCGGCGGCTGCCGCCGTCGCCGGTGTGGTGGTGGCGGTTCCTCGTGCTCGGCGTCGTGAACTTCGCCGCGTTCTTCCCGCTGCTGTTCTACGCGGCCTATCGGCTGCCGGGCGGCGTCGCCGCCACGCTGGGAACGGTGCAGCCGCTCATGGTCGCCGGGCTTGCCTGGCTAGCGCTGCGGACCCGCACGCCCCTGCCGCAGCTCCTCGCCGCGCTCGCGGGCGTCGCAGGGGTGGCGCTGATGACGCTCACCGCGCAGGCCCGGCTCGACCCGCTCGCCGTGGTCGCGATGCTCGTCGGGGTGGGCCTCATGGCCCTCGGGATCGTCCTGGTGAAGAAGTGGGGGAGCCCGGGGCATCCGCTCATGTCGACCGCATGGCAGATGACGCTCGGGGGCCTTGTCCTGGTGCCCGTGACGCTGCTGGGCGAAGGGTTGCCGGCGGCTGTGAGCGTCGCCAACGCGGCGGGCTACACCTATCTCGCGACGTTCGGCGGTGCGCTCGCCTACATCCTGTGGTTCCGCGGGATCGGACGGCTCTCCCCGGCGACCGTCTCGCTGCTCACCCTGTCCAACCCGCTCACGGCGACGCTCGCCGGGCTCGTGGTGCTCGGGCAGACCCTGACGTCGCCCCAGATCGCCGGGCTCGCGGTCGCGCTGGCGGCGCTGGTCGCAGGCCAGGCGCTGAGCCGGCCGAGGCCGGCACCTCGCGCCACGGAACGCCGTCGCGAGCTCGTCGAATCCTGA